Part of the Leptolyngbya sp. BL0902 genome, CGGCGACGGCGGCGCGTACCCCTTGGTTGATGTCGTAGAGCAGTTGCACATCGGCCAGCACGCCCCGGTCGCTGTTCCGATAGATCTCCTCAATGTCGCGGCCTAGGCTGTCGGCGATGATCCGCTGGAGGCTCATGATGCCGTCCTCTTCGCGATCCAGTCCGGCGATGTTGACCAGGGTGGCGATGGCTTCCTCGGCGCTGGGGGGCTTGCCGACCACATGAAGGCCGCAGGGCAGCAGACGAGATTCAATCTCCATCAGCTTGATGTAGATTTTGCCCACCAAGGCATCCCGCTCATCGTTAGACAGGTCGCCAGAATCGCCTTCGGGCAGTTCCACGTCCTTATCCAGGTTGCAGATCCGCGCCGTTTCGATGATGGCGTTGACGATCTGCACCGCCCGACCGCTTTCCTTGTTGCCTTGGTAGGAGCCGATCAGTTCGCTCAGTTCCTTCAGCCCCTTGTATAGACCCGCATTCTCAGCAGGCGGCGTCAGGTAGCTGATGGTTTCGGCGTAGCCCCGGCGCTTGGCGATGGTGGCCTCCGAGGGGTTGTTGGCGGCGTAGTAGTAGAGGTTGGGGATGCTGCCGATCAGGTTGTCGGGATAGCAGGTGCCCGACATCCCCATCTGCTTACCGGGCATGAATTCCAGAGAGCCGTGGGTGCCAAAGTGCAGCACCGCATCCGCGCCCCAGATTTTGTTCAGGAAGGTGTAGTAGGCGGCGAAGCCGTGGTGGGGGCTGGCGGAACGGGAGAACAGCAGCCGCATCGGGTCGCCCTCGTAGCCGAAGGTGGGCTGCACGCCGATGAACACGTTGCCGAAGGCCTTGCCGTAGACCAGCAGGTTTTCGCCGTCGGTGTTGAGGTGTCCGGGCGCTGGGCCCCAGTTTTCCTCTAGGCGCTCGGCGTAGGGGGTGAGGGCTTGGTATTCGCGCACGGGCATCCGGTAGGCCACGTTCAGTTCGGGGCTGCTGTACTGGGCCTGGGCATCGTGGATCACCTCTTGCAGCAGCGCTTCAGGGGATTCGGGCAGATCCTGCACATCGTAGCCGTTCTGCTTCATCGCCTCTAGCACCTTATAGATGGAGCCGAACACGTCTAGATAGGCGGCGGTACCGACGTTGCCCTTATCCGGCGGGAAGCTGAAGATGGTGATGGCCAGCTTTTTGTCCACTTTGGGCTTGCGGCGCAGGTTGGCCCACTTCATCGCCCGTTGAGTGATGGATTCAATCCGGTCTTGCAGGGAAATCGCCCGTCCGGTCAGGCCATCGCGTCCCGACAGCACGATGGGTTCGATGGCCCCATCCAGCTCAGGAATGGCCATTTGCAGCGCCACCTGAATCGGGTGCAGGCCCAGGTCGCTGTCCTCCCACTCCTCGGTGGTTTGGAACACCAGGGGCAGGGCCACCATGTAGGGACGGTTCAGCCGCTTCAGGGTCTCGATGGCCTTGGGGTGATCCTGGCGAGCGGGGCCACCCACCAGGGCAAACCCGGTGAGGGACACCACCGCATCCACGATGGTTTTGGAGTTATCCACGGGGTCAAAGAAGTAGGCATCCACGGGCTTGGAGAAATCCAAACCGCCCGCAAACACGGGGATCACCTTCGCGCCCAGGTACTCAAATTCCTGCACCATGGCCACATAGTGGGCCTCATCCCCGGTGACGAGGTGCGTCCGTTGCAGCACCAGGCCAATGGTGGGGGCGAGGGGATCCTTGAGGTCGTCGGAAATATCCCGGCGGGAGGTGTACCAGTTGAGGTATTCCTTAATATCCTCGAACATGGCCGGGGCCATCGGGTGCCAGATGCCCATGTCGGGGTAGGTGACGGGCTCTTCGTAGTCGAGGGTTTCGGTTTGGGGGGCACCCTCGATTTGGCTATCGGTGATGACGTAGCGGTCGGCCAGCATCAGGAAGAAGTTTTCCAGGTTCTCCGGCGAGCCGCCCAGCCAGTACTGGAAGCTCAGCATGAAGTTGCGGGCATCCTGGGCCTTTTCCACGGGCAGATACTTCAGCACCGTGGGCAGCGTCCGCAGCAGCTTCAGCATGGCATCCTGGAAGCCCGCGCCAGACTTCTCCTTGCGCTTCTTCATAAAGGAGCCGATCATGCTCTTCGACTGGCCCAACTGCGCCATGGAGAAGCTGCCCATCTTGTTCAGGCGCATCACCTGGGGCATGGAGGGGAAGCACACCGCCACATCCAACTGGTCGCGCACGGGGGCCACCGCTTCCACCACCTTATCGGCCAGGTCTTCAATAAAGATCAGCGAGGCAATGAATACGTTGGCCTCGGCCACATCCTGCTTAAACGCCTCGTAGTTGTTGGCATCGCGCAGTTCTTCGATTAAATAGCCGTTGACCTCAAACGCCACCTGGGAATTGTGGGCGTTGATCGACCGGATGGCGGAGGATAGAGCACTCTGG contains:
- a CDS encoding magnesium chelatase subunit H; its protein translation is MFTHVKPTVRHIAPDDLNGRRLVKVVYVVLEPQYQSALSSAIRSINAHNSQVAFEVNGYLIEELRDANNYEAFKQDVAEANVFIASLIFIEDLADKVVEAVAPVRDQLDVAVCFPSMPQVMRLNKMGSFSMAQLGQSKSMIGSFMKKRKEKSGAGFQDAMLKLLRTLPTVLKYLPVEKAQDARNFMLSFQYWLGGSPENLENFFLMLADRYVITDSQIEGAPQTETLDYEEPVTYPDMGIWHPMAPAMFEDIKEYLNWYTSRRDISDDLKDPLAPTIGLVLQRTHLVTGDEAHYVAMVQEFEYLGAKVIPVFAGGLDFSKPVDAYFFDPVDNSKTIVDAVVSLTGFALVGGPARQDHPKAIETLKRLNRPYMVALPLVFQTTEEWEDSDLGLHPIQVALQMAIPELDGAIEPIVLSGRDGLTGRAISLQDRIESITQRAMKWANLRRKPKVDKKLAITIFSFPPDKGNVGTAAYLDVFGSIYKVLEAMKQNGYDVQDLPESPEALLQEVIHDAQAQYSSPELNVAYRMPVREYQALTPYAERLEENWGPAPGHLNTDGENLLVYGKAFGNVFIGVQPTFGYEGDPMRLLFSRSASPHHGFAAYYTFLNKIWGADAVLHFGTHGSLEFMPGKQMGMSGTCYPDNLIGSIPNLYYYAANNPSEATIAKRRGYAETISYLTPPAENAGLYKGLKELSELIGSYQGNKESGRAVQIVNAIIETARICNLDKDVELPEGDSGDLSNDERDALVGKIYIKLMEIESRLLPCGLHVVGKPPSAEEAIATLVNIAGLDREEDGIMSLQRIIADSLGRDIEEIYRNSDRGVLADVQLLYDINQGVRAAVAALVHEQIDAEGRVSMVSRLNFFNIGRKEPWIKALHEAGYTNVNADAIKPLMEYLEFCLEQVCADNELGGLLQALEGEYILPGPGGDPIRNPEVLPTGKNIHALDPQSIPTTAAVQSAKIVVDRLLERQRQENGGNYPETIATVLWGTDNIKTYGESLAQMLWFVGVKPLPDSLGRVNKLELIPLEELGRPRVDIVVNCSGVFRDLFINQMALLDRAVKMAAEADEPLEMNFVRKHALQQAEEMGIGLREAATRIFSNASGSYSSNINLAVENSTWENEAELQEMYLKRKSFAFNSDNPGVMDSNRGLFESALKTADATFQNLDSSEISLTDVSHYFDSDPTKLVASLREDGKAPASYIADTTTANAQVRTLSETVRLDARTKMLNPKWYEGMLSHGYEGVRELSKRLVNTMGWSATAGAVDNWVYEDVNTTFIQDPEMCKRLMDLNPNSFRRMVSTLLEVNGRGYWETSDENLERLQELYQEVEDRIEGVE